One window from the genome of Salisaeta longa DSM 21114 encodes:
- a CDS encoding phage tail protein encodes MSEPFLGEIRLMSFNFAPRGWALCNGQILPINQNQSLYSLLGTTYGGDGRTSFALPDLRGRVPVHAGAGLSLGASGGTEAHTLTAAEMPPHAHAYGGQSNAATTDDPIGAVFAETRTDFYASPDNRRSMAAGGVQQAGGGQAHTNMQPFSVVNFCIALRGLFPSRS; translated from the coding sequence ATGTCTGAACCGTTTCTGGGCGAAATTCGACTCATGAGTTTCAACTTCGCGCCGCGTGGATGGGCGCTGTGCAATGGGCAGATTTTGCCCATCAACCAAAATCAGTCGCTATATTCGTTGCTCGGGACGACCTATGGGGGCGATGGTCGTACATCGTTTGCGTTGCCCGACTTGCGCGGACGCGTGCCTGTGCATGCTGGTGCCGGCCTTTCGTTGGGGGCGAGCGGCGGCACGGAGGCCCACACCCTAACCGCGGCCGAAATGCCACCGCATGCGCATGCCTACGGCGGCCAAAGCAACGCGGCCACAACCGATGACCCCATCGGGGCCGTCTTTGCCGAAACCCGCACGGATTTCTACGCATCGCCCGACAATCGGCGTTCGATGGCCGCGGGCGGCGTACAGCAGGCCGGCGGTGGGCAGGCGCATACCAACATGCAACCGTTTTCGGTTGTCAATTTCTGCATTGCCTTGCGCGGCCTGTTCCCGTCCCGAAGCTAG
- the miaB gene encoding tRNA (N6-isopentenyl adenosine(37)-C2)-methylthiotransferase MiaB — protein MQPIQDIDILDEDVDRAKPLAREATGQQMVYLETYGCQMNVSDSEIVASVLEEHGYGLTRDEAEADVVLINTCAIRENAEQKVRTRLGMLRAQKRDAKRDLTLGVLGCMAERLREKLLEQEKLVDLVVGPDAYRDLPRLLHEANESGQAAVNVQLSKEETYADVSPVRYASNGLSAFVSIMRGCDNMCSFCVVPFTRGRERSRPVTTILSEVAQLVEDGYKEVTVLGQNVNSYHFAQDGTAVSFPELLHRISLVSPELRIRYSTSHPKDCSDELLHVHRERPNICNYIHLPVQHGNTEVLQRMRRTYTRKEYLALIERARRICPGISFSTDIIAGFCGETEAQHEDTLSLMKEVRYDHAYMFKYSERPNTYAARKYEDDVPEEVKQRRLEEIITLQRGHALESNKQEVGRTHVVLVEGPSKKSDEQFFGRTDTNKGVVFDREDYQAGDYVRVRIDDCTSSTLLGTALERTTLQEAAQTETIVA, from the coding sequence ATGCAACCTATTCAAGACATCGACATCTTGGACGAAGACGTTGACCGGGCCAAGCCGCTCGCGCGCGAGGCCACGGGCCAGCAGATGGTTTATCTGGAGACCTACGGTTGCCAGATGAACGTCTCGGATTCAGAAATTGTAGCGTCGGTGCTTGAGGAGCATGGCTATGGCCTCACCCGTGACGAGGCCGAAGCCGACGTGGTGCTCATCAACACGTGCGCGATCCGGGAAAATGCCGAACAGAAGGTGCGCACCCGCCTGGGCATGCTGCGTGCACAGAAGCGCGACGCGAAGCGCGACCTCACACTTGGCGTGCTGGGTTGCATGGCCGAGCGCCTGCGGGAAAAGCTTCTGGAGCAAGAAAAGCTCGTAGACCTCGTGGTGGGGCCCGATGCCTACCGCGACCTGCCGCGCCTCCTCCATGAGGCCAATGAGAGCGGGCAGGCGGCGGTAAACGTGCAGCTTTCGAAGGAGGAGACCTATGCCGATGTGTCGCCGGTCCGGTACGCATCCAATGGACTCTCTGCATTTGTCTCCATCATGCGCGGCTGCGACAACATGTGCTCGTTCTGCGTTGTGCCGTTTACGCGGGGCCGCGAGCGCAGCCGTCCGGTGACCACCATCCTCTCGGAGGTCGCGCAACTCGTGGAAGACGGCTACAAGGAGGTGACGGTGCTGGGCCAAAACGTAAACTCGTATCACTTCGCGCAGGACGGAACCGCAGTCAGCTTTCCGGAGCTGTTGCATCGCATCTCGCTCGTATCGCCTGAGCTTCGGATTCGCTATTCTACGAGTCACCCGAAGGACTGCTCGGATGAGCTGCTGCATGTGCACCGCGAGCGGCCCAACATCTGCAACTACATTCACCTTCCCGTACAGCATGGCAACACCGAGGTGCTGCAGCGCATGCGCCGTACCTACACGCGCAAGGAGTATCTGGCGCTCATTGAGCGCGCGCGGCGGATTTGTCCGGGCATCAGCTTCTCTACCGACATCATCGCAGGCTTTTGCGGCGAGACCGAAGCACAGCATGAAGACACGCTTTCCCTCATGAAGGAGGTGCGCTACGATCATGCGTACATGTTTAAGTACAGCGAGCGCCCCAATACGTACGCAGCGCGCAAGTACGAAGACGACGTTCCGGAGGAGGTGAAGCAGCGCCGCCTCGAAGAGATCATCACGCTCCAGCGTGGGCACGCATTGGAGAGCAACAAGCAGGAGGTTGGGCGCACGCACGTTGTGCTGGTCGAAGGGCCGAGCAAGAAAAGCGACGAGCAGTTCTTTGGGCGCACCGATACAAACAAGGGCGTGGTGTTCGACCGGGAGGACTATCAGGCGGGCGATTACGTCCGCGTACGCATCGACGACTGCACCTCCTCCACCTTGCTGGGCACAGCCCTTGAGCGCACCACACTTCAGGAAGCTGCGCAGACGGAGACCATCGTGGCATAA
- a CDS encoding nucleoside recognition domain-containing protein produces MLNYIWSGLIIGSLLFALGTDIHELSTDRFRNGDSLPVTLSFPEGYSPEARRQSVRVRLAPAAYKAHYGVQATPDTAGYAGVLVQTKDGRQVQFGAEASLPAPLADIKEATATEDNPALRGVATAWPALERGAKAAVTQVRFDPVRFRKLNDIAQAALSFAETAASLALSLIGVLALVLGLLKIGEEAGIIYSLTRVVQPVLRPLFPEVPKDHPALATVSLNLLANVFGLGNAATPLGIKAMEDLQSLNPSEHTATNAMVMLLAINTSSVQLVPPVLLIAIMGLQINQLVFSIILATTFSTIAGIGAAYVLSRWPRFAKSNPFTASPDPPADA; encoded by the coding sequence ATGCTGAACTACATCTGGTCGGGACTCATCATCGGGAGCTTGCTCTTTGCGCTGGGCACGGACATTCATGAGCTGTCCACGGATCGATTCCGCAACGGCGACTCCCTGCCCGTGACCCTCAGCTTCCCCGAGGGGTACAGCCCCGAGGCCCGCCGCCAGTCGGTACGGGTGCGCCTCGCTCCCGCGGCGTACAAGGCGCACTACGGCGTGCAGGCCACGCCCGACACCGCCGGATACGCCGGCGTGTTGGTGCAAACGAAGGACGGACGCCAGGTGCAGTTTGGCGCGGAGGCATCCCTTCCCGCCCCGTTGGCCGATATCAAAGAAGCCACCGCAACCGAAGACAACCCGGCCCTGCGGGGCGTAGCCACCGCGTGGCCCGCGCTCGAACGCGGCGCCAAGGCCGCCGTCACGCAGGTGCGCTTCGATCCGGTCCGCTTCCGCAAGCTCAACGACATCGCCCAGGCCGCCCTGTCCTTCGCAGAAACCGCCGCCTCGCTGGCGCTCAGCCTCATCGGCGTGCTGGCGCTGGTGCTGGGCCTGCTCAAAATCGGTGAGGAAGCCGGCATCATCTACAGCCTCACGCGGGTGGTGCAGCCCGTGCTGCGTCCGCTGTTTCCGGAGGTGCCCAAAGACCACCCGGCGCTGGCCACGGTCTCGCTCAACCTGCTGGCCAACGTGTTTGGACTGGGCAACGCCGCCACGCCGCTGGGCATCAAGGCGATGGAAGACCTGCAGTCGCTGAACCCATCCGAGCACACCGCCACCAACGCCATGGTCATGCTGCTGGCCATCAACACATCGAGCGTGCAGCTTGTGCCGCCGGTGCTGCTCATCGCCATCATGGGGCTGCAGATCAACCAGCTCGTGTTTTCGATCATTCTGGCAACCACGTTCTCAACCATCGCGGGCATCGGGGCGGCGTACGTGCTCAGCCGATGGCCGCGCTTTGCCAAAAGCAATCCGTTCACCGCGTCCCCCGATCCACCGGCAGACGCGTAG
- a CDS encoding DUF6916 family protein, with protein sequence MIPRRYFLQTSLAVSGVLMTAPLQASARTAAYTYSAAVMSQQLVRSDFAPHTDTSFKVVSDQGVLTLTLRSIEDLGREASDASSSEHQFSLLFEGPEAPVLQQQTCRLKHAEMGELALFLVPVQGGGAKQRYYEAIFNRRV encoded by the coding sequence ATGATTCCCCGCCGCTACTTTCTGCAAACGAGCTTGGCGGTTTCAGGTGTGCTCATGACAGCGCCCCTGCAAGCAAGCGCACGAACCGCCGCCTATACCTATTCCGCCGCCGTTATGAGTCAGCAACTGGTTCGATCTGATTTTGCACCGCATACCGATACGTCTTTCAAAGTGGTGAGCGATCAGGGCGTGCTGACCCTCACCCTGCGTTCCATTGAGGACCTGGGACGTGAAGCCTCCGATGCGTCAAGCTCGGAGCACCAGTTCAGTCTTCTTTTCGAGGGACCGGAAGCACCGGTCTTGCAACAGCAAACCTGTCGCCTTAAGCACGCGGAGATGGGTGAGCTCGCGCTTTTTCTTGTGCCTGTGCAGGGCGGTGGGGCCAAGCAACGATACTATGAGGCCATTTTCAATCGCCGCGTTTAG
- a CDS encoding Calx-beta domain-containing protein, with the protein MSRTLSAVFGCVLLLLAVPPAQGQTGSLIQDHAVVSTAPNGLSFYGERVVAVGDIDGNGVRDLAVGAPATPYNGQSSVGAVVLHFMQADGTIRDTATIDATDMGAAVLMPFGTIEPAFGSGITSIGDVDGNGVPDLAIGASGDKTLDINQDGVSDCADDGANTFPPGAGPDDIACNGKVGALYIVRLNSSGDVLGFDKFDDTHPLLTLDRRNTSNTPNTGFGGAYFGESISALGDVDGTGGSITTLALGTRRLIDDGITQGSQSPGGFVLAQIGWNGGAAELTAAQTVDNSVLDNAGLTNVPAGARFGQSVAALNDLDGGGTPELLVGAYTDDLGGTNRGAVYLVDLDYDNAANTFSIDRHTRFGDGVGGIALDSWPSNSNFGTSIAVVDDLDGNGTSEVLIGAEGWHPFGEPANDQGAAYLLYTNDLNAALDGTTSLVRSLFALRSGTNGFNPSPALAAGDLFGSGVAAVDLNGDAVPTFYVGARSTSFDPPSGRVHRLSVAPVLEHTLALTARTDNGSSTASRSDNTLDPGDVVTYTITGANNSYVGVANGTVDLPLDPNLTLVPGSITTNVGTVASGNATEATLTLENVVLPAGAVYGGTAPTTLTVTFQATLADPFPSTTAAPTLSVQSTVDTRETGAIPSRPSSGAAVAPTVTAVDAAPLLIATRTDAQASDADGDGRVDPGEDVTFTTTLTNTGDQSASDLTLSETLPGAVTLASGQANTSLGTLSGQAIGATAPQTTHDFTVTVNDPPEQPAGSTPYVNQFSSQGTIATSTFDVADLVTDDPATAAADDPTTVAVPTAELVLTQAADDARPPLNGAVALTLTLTNNGPDAATGVTVRDALPSGLAFQSATGDAASSYDPASGDAVWDVGTVPAGDTRTLTINATLTTTAAVTNSATIETVDPRDPVPGNEDASVTLEAETVDVALTADVPAQATYGTDLTYTLSLDNTGNGTATGVEVTAPLPGGLDVQSIRGTNAASYNPAGGDVVWTPGPVPSGGSAALQVTVRVAAPSADQQVTAEVTALAPLDTDSTPADGQGDDYYSQTLTPQQAALSLSGPSDVAEGTGSTQALTYTVTLSEPLVYDVTAAYATQDGTATAGADFASASGTLTIPAGNTTASVDVTVQGDATFEPDETFALTLANPSNATIQTGTVTTTLTNDDAAPQLTVQDVSVIEGEGAQFIVTLDAPSGTAATVDYRTQGGTATAGSDYTAVSGTLTFPAGTTEQTVPVATADDASDESAETFELALTNPSGAQAPAAPATATIEDNDADLSVALAVSNATPAYNEAITVTLSVTGGQTATSDVRIEGALPSGLSIDQVQGDGAWSYDAATATGTWTLATLGAAETKSLTIEATAQLTSDATLTSAIVSQSLNDPVANNNSDSVVLTAPSADLSLAVSGSDTTPDYGTSQVVTYTLTNDGPSAAADVSVSVQGPSGLSINNVSTAAGTFSGGTWTLASIASGDAVTLSFTGVVNTSSQVTTNGAVSAAAVRDPDSTPGAGTGEDDTASLALGVPAADVSLALTSSASNPLPGEPFTITLTLTNDGPGGAGDVSTAFPVPTGFTLTQAMPSSGSYSAATGVWQLGLLDASNTATLALTGTVDSKAPFTSVAEVTAAGPTDPDSAPGNGVTTEDDYATLQTTPLPVELVSFRATQQSQGIGLSWKTASETNNAGFAVLRRVGGDSTHAFTRIGFVAGAGTTTAPHTYRFVDAEVPFAAAKVAYRLRQVDTDGRASLVDPVIVERAAPTRVALHANFPNPFQQQTTLRYELPVDGPVRVAVYDVLGRAVRVLVNDTQTAGRKEVTFRTRGLASGVYFLRLTTPAAVRTQRMTVVR; encoded by the coding sequence ATGTCACGCACGCTGTCGGCTGTTTTTGGCTGTGTCTTGTTGCTTTTAGCTGTGCCTCCGGCGCAGGGGCAAACCGGTTCGCTCATTCAGGACCATGCGGTGGTAAGCACGGCTCCGAATGGGCTTTCTTTTTATGGGGAGCGCGTGGTTGCTGTCGGGGATATTGACGGCAATGGGGTGCGCGACTTAGCGGTGGGGGCCCCGGCCACGCCGTACAATGGGCAGAGCTCCGTTGGGGCGGTGGTCCTCCACTTTATGCAGGCCGATGGCACCATCCGTGACACGGCAACGATTGACGCCACCGACATGGGCGCGGCGGTGCTGATGCCCTTTGGCACGATCGAGCCTGCCTTCGGCTCTGGGATCACGTCCATCGGCGATGTGGATGGCAATGGTGTGCCGGATCTGGCGATAGGCGCCTCGGGCGACAAAACGCTCGACATCAATCAGGATGGCGTGAGCGACTGTGCTGACGATGGCGCGAACACCTTCCCGCCGGGCGCGGGCCCCGATGACATTGCCTGTAATGGCAAGGTGGGCGCGCTTTACATCGTTCGCCTAAACAGCAGCGGCGATGTGCTGGGCTTCGACAAGTTCGATGATACGCATCCGCTCCTTACGCTGGATCGCCGGAATACGAGCAATACGCCCAATACGGGGTTTGGCGGGGCCTACTTTGGAGAAAGCATCAGCGCACTGGGCGACGTAGACGGTACGGGTGGCAGCATTACCACGCTTGCGCTGGGTACGCGGCGTCTTATCGATGACGGAATCACACAGGGCAGTCAGTCGCCGGGCGGTTTCGTTCTTGCCCAGATTGGCTGGAATGGAGGGGCGGCCGAGCTGACGGCGGCTCAAACCGTTGATAATTCGGTGCTCGACAATGCTGGATTGACGAACGTGCCGGCAGGAGCCCGCTTTGGTCAGTCGGTGGCCGCGCTGAACGATTTGGATGGCGGTGGTACCCCCGAGTTGCTGGTGGGTGCGTACACCGACGACCTTGGGGGAACGAACCGAGGCGCGGTCTATCTCGTCGACCTCGACTACGATAATGCGGCGAATACGTTTAGCATCGACCGGCATACGCGGTTTGGGGACGGCGTTGGGGGCATTGCGCTCGATAGCTGGCCCAGTAATTCGAACTTTGGGACCTCGATCGCTGTGGTCGATGACCTGGATGGAAATGGCACGTCGGAGGTGCTGATCGGTGCGGAAGGCTGGCATCCGTTTGGTGAGCCCGCCAACGATCAGGGGGCGGCCTACCTGCTGTACACCAACGATTTGAATGCGGCGCTGGATGGCACGACCTCATTGGTGCGTTCACTTTTTGCCCTTCGCTCGGGCACGAACGGGTTCAACCCGTCGCCCGCGCTCGCAGCAGGCGATTTGTTTGGAAGTGGCGTTGCAGCCGTCGACCTGAACGGCGATGCGGTGCCCACATTCTACGTGGGGGCCCGCAGCACGTCCTTCGATCCACCCTCGGGGCGGGTGCACCGCCTGTCGGTGGCGCCAGTTCTTGAGCACACGCTGGCGCTTACCGCGCGCACCGACAATGGCAGCAGCACGGCTTCACGCAGCGACAACACCCTCGATCCGGGCGATGTGGTCACGTACACCATCACTGGGGCTAACAACAGCTACGTGGGCGTTGCCAATGGCACCGTTGATCTCCCGCTTGATCCGAACCTGACGCTCGTGCCGGGCTCCATTACAACCAACGTGGGCACGGTCGCTTCGGGAAATGCTACGGAGGCCACGCTCACGCTCGAAAATGTTGTGCTACCGGCTGGCGCGGTGTATGGCGGCACCGCGCCCACCACGCTAACGGTCACCTTCCAGGCGACGCTTGCCGACCCGTTTCCGTCGACTACAGCGGCGCCAACGCTCAGCGTGCAGTCGACGGTGGACACGCGTGAAACGGGTGCCATTCCGTCGCGGCCGTCTAGTGGAGCCGCCGTGGCTCCTACGGTCACGGCCGTCGATGCGGCGCCCCTTCTCATCGCAACGCGCACCGATGCGCAGGCATCCGATGCCGATGGGGACGGCCGGGTCGATCCGGGCGAGGATGTGACGTTTACGACGACACTCACAAACACCGGCGATCAGTCAGCAAGCGATCTTACGCTAAGCGAGACGTTGCCAGGCGCGGTGACGCTGGCTAGCGGGCAGGCCAACACGTCGCTGGGAACGCTGAGTGGACAAGCCATCGGCGCGACGGCTCCACAAACGACCCACGACTTCACGGTCACAGTTAACGATCCGCCCGAGCAGCCGGCGGGCAGCACGCCCTACGTCAATCAGTTTAGCAGCCAGGGAACGATTGCGACGTCTACGTTCGACGTGGCAGACCTCGTCACCGATGACCCGGCAACCGCAGCCGCAGATGACCCAACCACTGTGGCGGTGCCCACGGCCGAGCTCGTCCTAACGCAGGCTGCAGACGATGCACGCCCGCCGCTCAATGGCGCGGTAGCGCTCACCCTCACGCTTACAAACAACGGCCCCGATGCCGCGACGGGCGTCACCGTCCGCGATGCATTGCCCAGCGGCCTAGCCTTCCAGTCGGCGACCGGCGACGCGGCTTCAAGCTATGATCCTGCCAGCGGCGACGCGGTGTGGGATGTGGGCACGGTGCCCGCCGGTGATACGCGTACACTTACGATCAACGCGACGCTCACCACCACGGCCGCGGTTACAAACAGTGCAACCATCGAAACTGTAGATCCGCGGGACCCGGTGCCGGGCAACGAGGACGCCAGCGTGACCCTTGAAGCCGAAACGGTGGATGTGGCGCTTACGGCCGACGTGCCTGCGCAGGCGACGTATGGTACCGATCTGACGTACACGTTGTCCCTAGACAACACGGGCAACGGCACCGCGACTGGGGTTGAGGTTACGGCACCGCTTCCGGGTGGGCTGGACGTCCAAAGCATTCGTGGCACGAACGCAGCGAGCTACAATCCGGCGGGGGGCGATGTCGTGTGGACGCCCGGACCGGTGCCTAGCGGTGGTTCGGCCGCGCTTCAGGTGACCGTACGTGTTGCCGCGCCGTCTGCCGATCAGCAGGTCACGGCAGAGGTGACCGCCCTCGCGCCCCTGGATACCGACTCGACGCCCGCGGATGGTCAAGGCGATGACTACTACAGCCAAACGCTCACGCCGCAGCAGGCCGCCTTGTCGCTTAGCGGGCCGTCGGACGTGGCCGAGGGCACAGGCAGCACGCAGGCGCTCACGTACACGGTCACGTTGTCGGAGCCGCTGGTGTACGACGTCACCGCCGCCTATGCAACCCAGGACGGTACGGCCACGGCCGGCGCGGACTTCGCCAGCGCCTCGGGTACGCTCACCATTCCGGCCGGAAATACCACCGCATCCGTAGATGTGACAGTGCAGGGCGATGCGACATTTGAGCCCGACGAAACGTTTGCCCTGACGCTCGCCAATCCGTCCAATGCTACGATCCAAACCGGAACGGTGACAACCACGCTCACCAATGACGACGCGGCGCCGCAACTTACGGTGCAAGATGTGTCTGTGATTGAGGGGGAAGGGGCGCAGTTTATCGTTACCCTCGATGCCCCGTCGGGTACCGCAGCTACGGTCGACTATCGCACACAAGGTGGCACGGCCACGGCGGGCAGCGACTACACGGCGGTCAGCGGTACGCTCACCTTCCCGGCGGGCACTACCGAGCAAACGGTACCGGTGGCCACAGCCGATGACGCATCGGACGAATCCGCGGAAACCTTTGAGCTCGCACTCACCAATCCTTCGGGCGCCCAAGCGCCCGCTGCGCCTGCTACAGCGACAATTGAAGACAACGACGCCGATCTGTCGGTTGCGCTGGCTGTCTCAAACGCGACGCCCGCCTACAACGAAGCCATCACGGTGACGCTGTCGGTGACCGGCGGCCAAACCGCAACGAGTGATGTTCGCATTGAGGGCGCGCTTCCGAGCGGGCTGTCGATCGATCAGGTGCAAGGCGACGGGGCGTGGAGCTACGATGCGGCTACAGCAACCGGTACATGGACGCTGGCCACGCTGGGCGCTGCCGAAACCAAATCGCTAACGATCGAAGCAACCGCCCAACTCACGTCCGATGCTACGCTTACGTCCGCCATTGTGAGCCAATCGCTGAACGACCCTGTCGCCAACAACAACAGCGACTCGGTGGTGCTAACCGCTCCCTCGGCCGACCTCTCCCTCGCCGTATCGGGCAGCGATACCACGCCGGACTACGGCACGTCGCAGGTTGTAACGTACACGCTCACGAATGATGGCCCGAGTGCAGCCGCCGACGTATCCGTTTCGGTGCAAGGCCCCAGCGGGCTGTCCATCAACAATGTGTCCACCGCCGCAGGCACGTTCAGCGGAGGAACGTGGACCCTCGCGTCGATTGCAAGCGGCGATGCGGTCACGCTCTCTTTTACAGGTGTGGTGAACACAAGCAGCCAGGTGACCACCAATGGTGCCGTTTCGGCTGCGGCCGTGCGCGATCCAGACTCAACGCCCGGGGCGGGCACGGGCGAGGACGACACCGCGTCGCTCGCCCTGGGAGTCCCGGCGGCCGACGTCTCGCTTGCGCTTACGAGCAGCGCCTCCAATCCACTGCCTGGCGAACCGTTTACCATCACCCTCACGCTTACCAACGACGGTCCGGGCGGAGCGGGCGACGTGTCGACCGCGTTCCCAGTACCCACCGGATTCACGCTAACGCAGGCCATGCCGAGCAGCGGAAGCTACAGTGCCGCAACGGGCGTGTGGCAACTTGGGCTGTTGGATGCGAGCAATACGGCTACGCTGGCGCTAACGGGCACGGTGGATAGCAAAGCGCCGTTTACGAGTGTCGCGGAGGTGACGGCAGCGGGGCCCACAGATCCCGATTCGGCTCCGGGGAATGGCGTAACCACGGAAGACGACTACGCGACGCTGCAAACGACGCCGCTGCCCGTGGAGCTCGTGTCGTTCCGGGCCACGCAGCAGTCACAAGGCATCGGACTTTCCTGGAAGACAGCGAGTGAGACAAACAACGCGGGGTTTGCCGTTTTGCGCCGCGTGGGCGGCGACAGCACCCACGCATTTACGCGCATCGGATTTGTCGCGGGCGCCGGTACGACTACCGCGCCCCACACGTATCGCTTTGTTGATGCCGAGGTGCCGTTTGCTGCCGCAAAGGTTGCGTATCGCCTCCGGCAGGTGGATACAGACGGCCGTGCGTCGCTCGTTGACCCGGTGATTGTGGAGCGGGCGGCGCCCACGCGCGTAGCGTTGCATGCCAACTTCCCCAACCCCTTCCAGCAACAAACGACGCTGCGCTACGAGCTTCCGGTTGATGGTCCGGTGCGCGTGGCCGTGTACGATGTGCTTGGACGCGCCGTTCGCGTGTTGGTGAACGATACACAGACGGCCGGCCGCAAGGAAGTCACGTTTCGCACGCGTGGGCTTGCCAGTGGGGTGTACTTTCTACGCCTCACCACACCGGCTGCCGTCCGTACGCAACGAATGACCGTGGTGCGCTAA
- a CDS encoding spore maturation protein — MIEFIRQAISVLSYFVLPAILVGFPVYGLVKGVRVYEVFVDGAKEGFDVAVRIIPYLVAILFAIGMFRASGAMDFLVQALDPVLAWINIPAEVLPMALIRPLTGSGSAAIVADMIQQYGEDSILVKMAATMFGSTETTFYVIAVYFGAVNIRETRHAVPAGLFADLVGVLASVYVVQLLFG; from the coding sequence ATGATTGAATTTATCCGTCAGGCCATCAGCGTCCTCTCGTACTTCGTGCTGCCGGCCATCCTGGTGGGCTTTCCGGTGTACGGCCTCGTGAAAGGCGTACGCGTCTACGAGGTGTTTGTGGACGGCGCCAAGGAGGGCTTCGATGTTGCGGTGCGCATCATCCCGTACCTTGTGGCCATCTTGTTCGCCATCGGCATGTTTCGGGCCTCGGGGGCCATGGACTTCCTGGTGCAGGCCCTCGATCCTGTGCTGGCGTGGATCAACATACCGGCCGAAGTGCTCCCTATGGCGCTGATTCGTCCGCTTACCGGCTCGGGCTCGGCCGCTATCGTGGCGGATATGATCCAGCAGTACGGCGAGGATTCCATTCTGGTGAAAATGGCCGCGACGATGTTCGGCTCAACCGAGACTACATTCTACGTCATTGCCGTGTACTTTGGTGCTGTCAACATCCGTGAAACGCGCCATGCAGTACCCGCGGGCCTCTTTGCCGACCTCGTGGGCGTGCTGGCGTCGGTCTACGTCGTACAGCTCTTGTTTGGTTGA
- a CDS encoding phage tail protein gives MSEPFVGEVRIFAGTFAPRGWAFCNGQLLPISQNTALFSLLGTTYGGDGRTTLALPDLQGRAPMHPGRGPGLADRQLGEATGTDAVALTNDQMPRHTHEMKGIPFPGNAARGGAFAKPADGTPLYRDGASNATMGVNTTTTGGGQAHNNRQPYLALHFIIALVGLYPSRS, from the coding sequence ATGTCTGAACCATTTGTTGGCGAAGTTCGGATCTTCGCCGGTACGTTTGCGCCCCGCGGGTGGGCATTCTGCAACGGTCAGTTGCTGCCCATCTCCCAGAATACGGCGCTTTTTTCCTTGCTCGGAACCACGTATGGAGGCGACGGCCGAACCACCCTTGCCCTTCCGGACCTCCAGGGGCGGGCGCCGATGCATCCCGGTAGGGGGCCAGGGCTAGCTGATCGTCAACTTGGAGAGGCAACAGGGACCGATGCCGTTGCGCTCACGAACGATCAGATGCCACGTCACACGCATGAAATGAAAGGCATCCCGTTTCCTGGCAATGCCGCACGCGGTGGGGCCTTTGCCAAACCCGCTGACGGCACGCCGTTGTATCGCGATGGGGCCTCCAACGCTACAATGGGCGTCAATACCACCACAACGGGCGGCGGGCAGGCCCACAACAACCGACAGCCGTACCTTGCCCTTCATTTTATCATTGCCCTTGTCGGGCTTTACCCTTCGAGATCTTAG
- a CDS encoding phage tail protein: protein MSEPFVGEIRMFAGNFAPKGWALCDGQLLAVSQNNVLFSLIGTLYGGDGRTTFGLPDLRGRVPVHAGNGPGLTARRMGGKGGVEEVQLTSNQLPVHDHVPQASGDSGRQFTPVGNAPASFQGGLAAYGEAATYNFPPESMDSSALQAEGGGQPHTNMQPALCLNFIIALSGIYPSRS, encoded by the coding sequence ATGTCTGAACCGTTTGTCGGAGAAATTCGCATGTTTGCGGGCAACTTTGCCCCCAAAGGGTGGGCCTTGTGTGACGGCCAGTTGCTCGCCGTTTCGCAAAATAATGTACTGTTCTCATTGATCGGCACGCTCTATGGCGGCGATGGGCGCACGACCTTTGGATTGCCCGATTTGCGCGGCCGTGTGCCGGTGCATGCGGGCAATGGCCCGGGCCTCACCGCGCGACGGATGGGTGGGAAAGGGGGCGTCGAGGAGGTGCAGCTGACCTCCAATCAGCTTCCGGTGCATGACCACGTGCCACAAGCCTCAGGCGATAGTGGACGTCAATTCACCCCTGTGGGTAACGCCCCGGCGTCGTTTCAAGGGGGCCTCGCGGCTTACGGAGAGGCCGCAACATACAACTTTCCGCCCGAGAGCATGGATTCGAGTGCCCTGCAGGCGGAAGGCGGCGGGCAACCGCATACCAACATGCAGCCTGCGCTGTGTCTGAACTTTATCATTGCACTCTCCGGCATTTATCCTTCTCGCAGCTAA